The Candidatus Hydrogenedentota bacterium sequence AACAGTATTGGGCAAGCCCGGCTCGCGGCACGATCCCGTTCGGCTGGACGATATGCGCGATGGACCTGTTGCAACTCTGCCCGTACACGCTCGATTACCTGCGCGACACGGCCACGCCGAAGGATGATTTCGTGCTGCTGGGCGGCGGATACTACTATCCCGACTGGTTTGGCCGGAAACGTCCGGGCGCGGATTGGCTCGCGATGCAGGCGCGGCGCACGGCGAAATATATGAACGCGTGTGGCCTCAACCTGCTGATGGTCAACGTGCAGCAATGGGATTCGCCGGAAGCGACGCGCGCCTATGAAACCTACGCGCGCGAGATGCCGAACCTGCGCGGTCTGTTCGTCATCCAGTACGCGCCGTATACGGGCGGCGGCGGAGCCATCCGATGGGTCAACGGCCTGCCCGTGATGGCCGCTCGCAACGCGATATGGGCCGGACGCGGCGAATTTCCGCGGGAAGGCACGCCGAATCGTGTGGCGCGTCTGTTGAATGAATGGGCGGCGCAGCCGATCAAAAATGAAGACGACCGCTTCGCATGGGTGATTGTCCATGCGTGGTCATGGTTCCAAGAAGCGGAATTCAACGCGCCCTTGCAGACCGAGGAAACCGATCCCAAGGACATGCAGCCGGACCCTGCCGCACGCGGCTACCTGCCTGCCGTATGGGCCGCCCGCCACCTTTCCCCCAACATACGCGTCGTCACCCCCTCCGCGCTCGTCGAAACGCTACATCTTGTACACGGCAAGCCGTGAGGGCAACATTTTCAACGCGCGCCCAGTAGTTGGGCGGCGGCTTGAGGCAAGATGTTGCCCTGAATTTGCGCGAATGTCCCTTGCATGAGGCGCATCTGGTTGCGCGTCTGTTCGATTACGGCGCCGGCGATGTCCAAGTCGCGAATGAGCGATTCGGACGCCTGCATGTTTTGTGCGGCTGTGCCGCGGACGGCAAGGGCCTGTTCAAAACGGTTTTGCTGCGCGCCGAGGCTGGCACGGTTCCGGTCGAGGGCGGTTGCCGCGTTGTCGAGTCGTTCCAGCGCGTCGGCCGCGCCGGTTTGAGTTGAAAGATCAAGGCCGTTCAGTCCCAGCGCGTTTGTCGTGCCGGCGTTGATGACGATTTGTTCGCCGCCTTCCGTTCCGACGGCAATCGGCCCCGTGGAGCCGTCGAGCAACCGGGTTCCGTTGAACTCGGTGTTCCGGGCGGTGTCCTCAATTTGTCCGAGAAGGGCTTGCGCCTCTTGGTTGAGGGCGCTGCGCTGCTCATCGGTCAAGGCGCCGTTGGCGGCCTGCAAGGCCAGTTCGCGAATGCGTCCGACGGCTTCCTGCTGCGTTCCGAGGGCCGCGTCGGCGGTTTGAACGACATTGATGCCCGTTTGCAGGTTGTTGGCTTCCTGCGTGTATTGAAGTATTCGTGCGCGAAAGGTTTCGGCGATGGCGAGACCCGCGGCGTCGTCTTTGGCGCCGGTTATTCGCAGGCCGCCGGCAAGTTGTGCCTGCTTGCGTTGCATCTTGGCGGCCGCATCCGCCAGCATGCGCTGCGTGCCCAATGCGCGATTCAGCGAGTTGATTTCAAGTCCCATGACGACAACCTCCGTTCAATGGCCCATGCCTGCCCGTTCCATTTCCTGAAGCGGCCACGTGTCAACCCTTCTGGCTTCAGTATACCATCAATCCGTGAACCATTCATCGCACGGCAAGCAGGCAAACGCCGAGATTTTTCTCCAATTCGTTGAGAGCCATGAGTTTGTCCGCCGGAAGAAGTTCCGGTTCGACTTGGACTTCCTTCAGAGCAAGCAGGCGGATGCCTTCGGCCCGCTCAAATTCCTGAACCCGTTGAATTTGATCGATCGAAAGAGGGGCAAACACATACATGGCGGCGGACTCCCTTCATTCCCCGGGTTTCGGCACCCGGATCTTTTTATCGGCCAACAGCGGATCGCTTTTATCCATTTTGTTTAACTCCAACAGTTTCTTGACCGTTGTGCCATACTGCACGGCAATCTTTTGAAGCGTCTGGCCCGGCAGCACCAGATGTTCGATGGTTTCTTCCGCCGGCGCGGCATCCACCACCGGCGGCGGAAGAGACGTCGGTTCTCCCTTGTAAATGACCAATTTCTGGCCTGTTTTGATCACATTGCCATCGAGATTGTTCCATGCCGCCAAATCCTTGGCCTTGACGCCGTAACGCCGAGCGATCTTTTCAAGGGTTTCGCCCTTCTCGACGACGTGCATTATTTTTTCGCCGCTTGGCGCATCAGAGGCGTTCCCGGTTACCGGTGGGGGGGCAGGAGCCGGGGAAACCGGAGCCGGTTCGACGGATGGCGGGGCCGCCGGGATTTCGGTTGAACGAAGACGATCCTGCCATTGGCGAAGCCGGTCGCGGCTCTTGGCGAGTTCATCGCGGGACAGCGCGCTGGTCTCGATGGCTTCATGGATGGCATTGGCCGCCGCGCGAATGCGATCGGGACGCGCGTCGAGAAACAGGACGGCGTCACAGCCGGCCATGAGCGCTTCGACAACCGCCCGATCGGCGGGCCGTGATCGTTCGATAATGGACGAGGCCATATTGTCCGCGAGAATAACATTCGGAAAATTCCAGTGTTCACGCAATACCTTGCGCACCAGCACCGGGGAAATGGACGCGGGGCGCTTGGGAAACTGTTCGTCCAGCGCGGGAACGGCGGCATGACCGGCCAGAATGCCGGCAATGCCTTGACGGGCCGCCTCGTCGAACGGGTACATGAGTTCGGCCAGACGAGATACTTCATATTCGAGAACGAGGCGATCCTCATTGTCAATCTTGCGCATCGCGCCGGCGCCCGGGTAGATCTTGGCCACGGGTATCGCGCCCCCGGCCGAAATGCCATCCGCAAACGCAAGACCCAACAGGGCCACCTGTTCCTGATCCGTGCCGTAGGTGCGGCTGTCCGCAACGGAAGAAGCGACTTCAACGGGCGCCACGTCGAGCACCGGCGAAAGCAGTATGCCGATGCCGCGTGAAAGGGCGGCCGCTGCACAGGCTTTTCCAAACTCGCGCGCACCCTTGATATCCTTGTTTTTACCCAATTCAGCCGCAGTCGGCGCGGGATCCATTTTGAGCGGATTAAGATTTCCCCCTTCCTGTTCGACGGCTATCAGGGGCCAATCGGCCAAGGTATCGCCAAAACCGCTTTCGCGCTTGATATCGGCAACCAGTGAAGACGTCTGAACCCCGTCAACCATGTTCGACTCGCGCAAGACTATTCCTGCCGGACGGATTTCCTTCAACAAAACCTTTGTCGAGTTGTCCAACGACGTTCCCTCGATGGCGATGAACAGGAAATGACCCGGCCACAAATCGTCGGGGCCGGGAACCGGTTTCGTGGCTATCGGTTCCGTTTTTTCCGGGGCGGGCGGTAACGGTTCGGCGGTCTGTGCCGGCGTGTTCGCGGCCGCTTCCGGTGCGGGTTCGGACGGGGCGGGCGGTTCCGGTTTTTGGACAACGGTTGCCGGAGTCGCTTCCGGGGCATGGCTGGATTTCACAGCCATCAATACAAACGCCGACGAAAAACCCACCGCAACACCGAGCACAAAAGTAATCAGCAACATGCCCGATGGGCGCCTGCCGCGCCTCCGCACATAAATATCACTCATCGTCCCCGTTCCCAATTTATTGGTTGCAATTTCCACCACGCCGATTTACCGCGTGATTATAGCATAGCAAAGGCCTTGGGGCTGTACCCTTGCAAACAAATTCCTGCACAATCCCGCGACACCCGGATGGATGCCCAAACCCATCCGGGAACTTCCGCCGTCTTGTTATTGCATGGGGGGAACCGACCAAGCACGAGGAACCGTGTACGCTCCGATAAAGTTGGATTTGCCCGTGTTCTCCCTTTTTTTGCTAAGATGGCCTTACGGCAGTGTGCTGACGAAAAGCGGCCTTGATTTTGCCGATGCACTCCATTCTGTTTTATGCCCCGAACAGGCCGAAAGAAACGGAGTGGCCGACTATGGGATCAAACGGTTGTGATTCCAGCGCCTTCTGATAAAGAGGAGAAACCGTGAAGAAAGCATCTTTATTCGCCGCCTGGATGGCTGTGTTCATTCTGCTTGCGCAGTCTGTTCAAGCCCAGCCAAAAACAGGAACAACCAACGGGGACCTGCAGGGCAATCTTTCCATTTTGAACCTCTTTGGAGAACAGCCGGAAACGATGCGGCAACTGTACTCGGCCGCCTATGCCGTGCTGGCTTCGGATCCGCAAGCGAGCTTTGCGGATGTCGCGCGTGATCCGGGGATACGCCGTCTTTGCAGCGAAAACGCCATTTTACACTTCGGCGGCCCCATGCTGGGATCGGTTACGCCGGATGGTGCAACAATTTGGGTGCGGACCGCGCAACCGGCGAAGGTGGAAGTCCGTGCCACTGTAAATGGAGAAGAAAAATCTTTTGGCCCCGTAACGACGTCGGATGCGTCCGATTTGACGGCGATTGTGCCGGTGACCGGCCTCCCGCCGAACACCCGATGCCCTTACCGGGTACTCATTGATGGCATGCCGATTGCCGTTCCGGGTGATGCCGCCATCCGTACCGCGCCGGAATCTTCAAGAACCGGCAGGGTACGAATCGCCTTCGGCAGTTGTTTTCACCGTTGGGGATTGGGCAACCACGTTCTGGCCGACCGTATCCGCGGCCGGAATCCCGCCGCGTTGTTGTTGATGGGCGACATTGCCGTGCAGGACAGAAACAATCACCTCGGACTGCACCGGGCCGATTACCTGCTGCGCGATTGCCATCCGGCATGGCGGAGCCTCGTTGCCTCAATCCCCGTGTATGCCACGTGGGACGACCATGACTATTTCGACAACGACAAGGCCGGCATCCCTCCGGGGTTCACCGGCAAGGACCGGGCGGGGGTTCGCCGCGTGTTTGAGCAAGCCTGGAACAACCCCGCTTATGGATTCCCCGATGATCGGGGCGGCGTTTTTTTTCGTACACGCATCGGGCCTTGCGACATCGTCATGCTCGACAACAGGTACTTCCGAACAGGGCAGAAAGGTTCCTTTCTGGGTGAGGAGCAAATGCAATGGCTTGAGGATCAGTTGCTCGATTGCCAAGGTCCCTTCATCATTTTGTCCTGCGGCACCATGTGGAGTGACTATGTCTCCGCCGGCAAGGATTCCTGGGGGCGTTGGGACCCCGAAGGGCGAGAACGCATCTTTAGACTCATTGAGAAAAATCACATTGGCGGCGTGCTGTTGATATCCGGCGATCGGCACGGCGCCCGTGGATTCCGAATTCCGCGGCCAGGAGGGTTCGCCTTCTATGAGTTCGGAGCTGCCTGCCTCGGCGCCCGAACCGGCCCGCCCGTGACCGATCCCGAATGGACCACCCAGTTGTACGGCATCGAGGGCCAATACGCATTCGGCGAGTTCAATTTCGATGCCACCGTTGCGGATCCCGAAGTTGCTTTTCGGTTGATCCAAGAGGATGGCGAGGAACTGTATAATCTGACCTTGACCCGCCGCCAATTGACTCCCGGCAATGCGCCATAGATGCAGGGAATGATCCGGCTATCGGTCTGTGCGTTGTGAATGGCGGACAAATGCCAAATCATCGCATTCAATCCGAAATGCTCAGACTGAAAGCCCCTCCCTTCATCTTGGACGGCTGGTTTTTTAGAGTACTTGAAGCGTCTGCGTGCAAGCCTCTACGCTCGCGTCTTGTTTTCCTGATTGTAGGAAAGTAGAAAGCAGACAAGGAGATCTTTAGACTTCCCGGAATCAAATTCGCCGCGCGGGAGCGGCAGGGAGCGGATGCATGAAGGCTGTGTATTGTGTCGGAACGCATTGGGATCGCGAGTGGTACGAGCCGTTTCAGGAATTTCGGATGTGGCTCGTCGAGTTGATTGACGAACTAATGGATTTGATGGATCGCGATCCGGAGTACAAATGTTTTCATCTCGACGGGCAGGCGGTGGTCTTGCAGGACTATCTCGAAATCCGTCCCGAACGCCGCGATCGCCTCGTGTCGTTTCTGAAGTCGAAGCGGCTTTTGGCGGGCCCGTGGTACGACCTTCCGGATGAATGGCTGATTTCGGGCGAAAGTTATGTCCGCAATCTGGCCATGGGCATGCGTGTGTGCCGGTCGCTCGGTTTCGAGCCGATGCGGTTTGCCTACACGCCGGATCAGTTCGGCCATATTGCCGCGTTGCCGACGATCATGAACGGCTTCGGCCTTCGCGCGGGGATCTGCTGGCGCGGGACGCAGGACGAGAATTATCCGGCGCATTTTGTGTGGATTGGACCGGATGGCAGCCGGATGGTCACGAACAAACTGCGCGACTGCGGCAGTTATGGCCCCTTTGATTTCGCCGTGCGCGGCCGGCTCAAGCGGGAGGAATATCCCACAGAAGCCATTGCCGGGTATTTCGAACCGTATTTCAAGTCCGAATCCGAACGGGCGCAGGCGCCGATCGTCTTATTGCTCGACGCGATCGATCATCAGCGGCCCGATCCAAAAATGCCGTGGTTGCTGGACGAACTGAAAAAACGTTTCCCGGATGTCGAGTTTTCATGGACGACGCTTGAAGAGTACGGGCGAGAAATGCTTGCGCACGAAGCGCAGTTGCCGGAGCGCACGGGCGAGTTGCGCGAACCGGCGCGCGCGGCGGACCGCGGCGGCCAATATCTTATCGTGCATGTCCTTTCGTCGCGTTATCCAATCAAGGAACGCAACGATCGATGTCAGGCGCTGTTGGAAAAATGGGTGGAACCGTACGCCGCGTTCCAGGCGATGGCGGGCTGCGTGCCGATCATGCGCTACGTGGACAAGGCCTGGGAGTATCTCCTCCGGAACCATCCGCACGATTCAATCGGCGGGTGCAGCATCGATCAGGTTCACCGGGACATGCAATACCGGTTCGATCAGTGCGAGTTGATCGGCGATGGTGTCTTGCGCCGCGCGATGGCCCTTGTCGGGCAGGCGTCCGATGCTCCCGATGCGTGGCCGAACGTTGTCGTCCACAATCCGTTGCCGTTCGCGCGATCGGGCGTGTTCGAGGTCGCGGTGCCGTTTCGCGCGGACTGGCCGAAAAAGTACGTTGACGGTCTCGCAACGGCTGAAATCTGCAACAAGTTCGCGCTTGTGGATGCGGATGGAGGGCGCATTCCGTTCCAACTGTCCCGTATCGAACGAGGCGTCGAACTCAAGGCGATCAATTCCATGGGACGCAAGGCCACGCATGGGGGAGACGTGTACCATCTTGCCGTCGAGATGACGCTTCCGCCGTGCGGTTATGCGGGGTTTTGCGTGGAGCCGACCGATGAAGGAACGCGCAATGCCGGTTCGTGCATGACGGGCGTGTTGTCTGCTTCCACGGGCCTTGTCGGCTTTACCTTGCACCCGAACGGCTTGGCCTGCTTGACGCATGAGGCCAGCGGCGTTGCCTTCGACGGCCTGTTCCTCTACGAGGATTGCGGTGATTCGGGCGATGGCTGGACCCGTGGGCGGCTGATTGACGACATAATCTTCCGCAGTCCGGGATCGCGCGTGACAACGGCCGTTGACGAGGATGGCGCCTTGCGCACCGTGTTTCGCGCCGAGCGCGTGTTCGAACTGCCGCGCATGATGGAACGCGGAATCTATCGCCGTTCCGGCGAACGCGTCGAATTGCGCGTTACCGACCGGATTTATGTCGAAAAAGGCGCTTCGTGTGTCCGCGTGCGGACGCGGATCGAAAACACGTGCATGGACCATCGGTTCCGTGTATTGTTTCCAACGCATCTCGATACGGACGTGTCGTTTGCGGAAACGCCGTTTGCCGTGGTCGAGCGGCCGGTCGCGGCGCCGCCGGAATCCGCGGCGTGGCAGGAACGTGTCAATCCCGAAAAAGCGTTCACGTCCTTTTTTGGCGTAAAAACAGAAACAGGCGGTCTGGCTGTATTGGCGCCGTTTGGTCTGCATGAATACGAGGCCGCGGAAACGCCCGACCGATCCCTCGCGCTGACGTTGTTCCGTTCGACATTCAAGACGGTCGGCACGCCCGGCGAACCGGACGGCGAACTGCTTGGGCCGTTGGAATTCGAGTACTTGCTGTATCCCTTTGCGGGCGTATTCGACGCGCCGGAAGCACTTCGACTCGTCGCGTGCGCGCAGGCCGGCGTGCGAACGCATTCGGCGGCGGAATTACCCGCGCCGCGTTCGTTCCTGCGCGTCGAATCCCTCAAGGCTGTCGCCACGGCGATCAAACCGGCGTTCGATGGCAGGGGGATTGTCGTGCGCTTGTGGAATCCGTCGGAAGGCAAGGCAAAGGCCGTGATCGTCTGCGAACGCGCGGTCGCTGAAGCGTCGCTGTGCAACCTGAATGAGGAACACTTGGAACCCCTCAAGCCTGGCCGGGATGGCTCGGTGGCGGTGGGCGTTCCGTCGCGTGGACTGGCGACCGTGCGGTTATGCCTGGCCTAACTGGCGTGGATGATGAGGGGGGTTGTCTGTATGGTATGTGAAAAGTTATGATCCCCTCATTCAGCCAATAATTTATTTGAAGGCAATGGAGAGAAATGCAATGGGCAAAGGCGATAGACGCACGAAGAGAGGCAAAATCTGGCACGGCAGTTACGGCAATACGCGCCCCAAGAAGACAAAGAAATCCAAAACCTGATCCGCGTGTGCGCGTGGCGCGGGAACAAGGGTTGGCTGCGGGAATAGCGCCGACCCGGTGAAACGCCGGCCCAAGTTTTCATGGCACGAAGAAGAAAATCGCGTAAGAAGCCCGTTTGGGAGCGAATCTGGTTGCGCATTCGCGCGAACCTGATTTCCGGGATGGCGGTCATCGTGCCACTGGGCATTTCGGCGTATGTCATCCAGTTGTTTTATCGCCTCACGGCCGGCCGTCTTACTCCTGCGGTGAATCGGGTTACCGAGGAATGGCCGGCCTATCTAACCGCCGCTTTTTCGATCCTGTTGTTGTTTATCGTCCTCTATGGGGTCGGGCTTGTCACGGCGGTGGTGGTAGGCCGGCGCTTGATAGCCCTTGCGGAATCCATCATCCGACGCATACCCTTGGTCAAGGGCGTTTATGGCGCCTCGAAGCAAATCGTCGAAACCTTGTTGTCGCAGAGCGACGGGGACGGTTTCAAGTCGGTGGCGCTGGTCGAGTTTCCCCGCCGCGGCGTCTATTCGCTTGCCTTCGTGACAGGGACGATCGAGATCGAAGGGCGCGAATTTTTTAAGGTATTCGTGCCAACCACACCCAATCCGACCAGCGGGTACTTCGAGATCATGGACCCTTCGCTCGTACGTCTGACCGGTTTTTCTGTCGAGGATGGGGTAAAAATCCTTATGTCGGGCGGCATTCTGGCGCCGGAAACCATTGACGACGAGTCTTCAGGCGCTCGGGGAGATTCGGCATGCTAGGCAAGAGACGCCGGCAAGAGAAAAACATGTGGCAACGGTTTCGGCACGACATGCGCACGCGGATCGTATCGGGACTATTGGTCATCGTGCCGTTGGGCATCACCGTTTTCGCCTTGGGTTTTCTTTACGATCTCACTGCGGGCAAACTGTCGCCATACATCCTTCGATGGGCCGGCCCCATGAAACCGTACACGGTCGTGGCCATATCCGTACTGATCTTCTTCTTGGCGCTTTACGGGGTGGGATTCGTGACCAATTTCGTGCTGGGCCGCAAACTACTCTCCCTCACCGAAATAATCATCCAACGCATTCCGGTTGTGAAAACGGTCTATATCGCGTCAAAACAGGTCATCGAGGGGCTTGCCCCCAGCGATGACAGAAGAGGGCAAGGCCGGGAAGTCGTCCTGATTGATTATCCCATACACGGCATGAAGGCTGTCGGATTCGTGACCGGCCGCATACGGCTACCCGATGGAAACGAATACCTGAAGGTTTTCGTGCCGACCGTCCCCAACATGACTGTGGGATTTGTGCAGATGGTGGCGCTTGGCGATGCCCGATACTGTAAACTCTCGGTTGAAGACGCCATCAAGTTCATTGTGTCCTTGGGCATCATTGCCCCGCGATCGCTTGCATTGAAACCCGTGGCGCCCAGTGAACCGGCCCTTTCCCGCCAGAAGGGTTGATTGTTTCTGAAACCCGTGCCAGACTTTGATTTTCTGTACCGGTGTCGTGTATAAAACACGTCCTTGAAGTGCCGGGGATGCCGGTTGAAAGTCGGGAATGCATGATTTCGAAGACGGGTTTGTACGTGATCCGGGCGTTGGCGGAATTGGCCAAAGTTCCGGAAGACAGTTGGTTGGGGACGGCGGTGCTGGCGAAGGAAATAGATGCGCCAGTCAACTACTTGGGCAAATTACTCCATATCCTTGCGCGCGAACGCATCATTCTCTCGCAAAAAGGCGTGCGAGGGGGGGTTCGCCTGGCCCACCCCGCGCATGAGGTGACGCTTTACGAGGCCCTCGAGCCATTCGAAAATTTCCGACGGTGGACGGAGTGCATGCTGGGGAAAAAAGGATGCCCGGAAGAAGGTCTCTGCGTACTGGACGCCAAGTGGGAACCTGTGCGCAACGAAGTGCTTCGTTTTCTTCAGGCGACCACGGCGGCGGATCTGGTCTCCGAACCCAAGTCTTTGCCTCCGTTGTCAGAATAAGGCTTATTCAATATTCCAATTGGATAATCTTACTTGGACCAATCGTCGGCATCGGCCATCGGCGCTTCGTCCACTTCCACTTCAACTTGTGTACCGGCATCGAAGCCAAGATCGTCTACCACTTCGACATCGGTGGGTTCTTCTTCGGCAAGGTCGTCGGGCACGATAACTTCCTCGATGGCCACGTCCGTGCGCGTATCATCGTCATCTGCATCGAGAAAGATGGAATCGGTGGTTTCGACGATCGTTTCTTCCGGTTCGATTTCATCCAAATCTTCGCCGAGGAGGTTCGCCTCGTCTGGGGCGGTGGATGGCATAAGGCGCCGGGGCTTGCGCTTGAGTGAGGGTTTCCGGACGGCCTTGTCGTCACCCGCGCCCAGACGCACCAGTTCCTCGTCGCCGCATTCCGGGCACTTATATCCCAGTTTCTCGGCGCCCCAGTCCAAAAAACGTTTTCCACATTTCCGACAATGATATTTCACCGCCATTGAAATCGTCCCTTTCATGGGTAATTTGCGGTAACGCTATCCAACTCAACCTGTCAAAGCGGGCGGATTATAACAAAAGCGATCCTGGAAGTGAAGAGTCTTGTTTGCCGACGTGTTGGCCGTTGCCGCCGTCATTCTGGCGGCCGCCGTATTGGAAGCGGATGCGCATAGGACTCTGAACTGGCAAGCCCGCCGGCAACAGGCGGCGAGGCAGGATGGCCCGGCGCCTCTCAAGGCGCACGACATGTCGGCCTTGGACCGGGTACATGTCAGCGGTCCGGGTATTTGCTGGCTGCTGAGACCGAATCTGGAGAATTACGAGATAAAGGGACGCTGTTAGAATTGTGACGTCCATTTTATACTGTCCACGAATGAGCAGGGTTTGCGCAATCCGCTGCTTGCGCCTGCGGGATCCCGATCGTTTTTCTGCGCTGGCCAGAGGAACAGCAGGTTCCTCAACGGAAACCGGCGCCCGAGCACTATAAGCCGACGCTGATGGAAACCTGCCGGGAAATCGGCGCTTCGCTGATCAACCTGTACGAGGCGTTTGTGGGTGCGGAAGAGTCGCTGTATCTGGACCCTGTCCATCCCAACCCGGCCGGATGTCGTGGCGGAAGCGGTCGAACAGGAAATTCGCCGCCTGCTTCCTTGACGGGGCCTGCCTATCGGGAAGTCCCCGCGCGTTCCATGGCCCACCGGATCATTTCCCGATGGGCTCGCGGTTCGCTGTCGCGCAAGTAAAGCAGTCCTATCGGATATCCGAGAATGACGGAACCGGGCTTGTGCGCCGCCAGTTTATGGTGGGCCGTGTTCAGTGCAAAGGCATAACCGTTTCCCATGGATGCGAGATCCGTGGGGCCTATGGGGCCATTGGCCGGTGCAACGTTCAGGCGGGCGATGCCTTCCGCCGGCAAAGGGGCAGATTCGGCGTACAGCGGAGGAATCCCTTCCAAATCCGCAATGACCGGCATGGGATGGCGATCAAGGCGTTCCTGGGCGCTTTGGGGCAGCAAGGCCCGCGGACTGAAGGCTTTGAACAACAGCCGGTAGCCCGATAGGTCTTCGGAAAGATTATCTTCATTCACGATGCGAACGGGAATTTCAAGATCGCGAAACAACTTGTATACACCAAATTGGGCGTCGTGAACCCATTGGTTTGCTTCGCGGTATGAATAATGGGTCCACTTTGATAAAAACAGAAGGACCGTGTCTTTACGGGATACCAATCGGTTCGTGCCGTGCGGTACATTCTCCCCGTGTTCGGCGAATACAGAGACCAAGTCCCGCAACAAGGGAAAAGTAGAGGGCATTTCTGCATTGTACGAGTAGTTGGCGACTTTCAATCCAGCGCCGGCTTGTGCGGCCTGCCGGCCGATCGCCAGAAGTTGGCCGTGGCTGTATCCAAGCCCAATCGTGGACTGATAGGCATCGAATTCGAATTGAACGGGCCGTTGCGCGATGCCGCGAAAACTGTCCACCGCCGTGGCCGCGGTCCAGGCATCATCCTTGACATGCCAGAAGAAATCGTAGGAATGAACAATCTGATCCATGCCGCGCGACAAGCCCCAATAGTCGAGATTGGACATCGCTGCGCTTTCTTTCCGGTAACTTTCGCCCAACGGCGCCGACAAGCGCGCTTTCGGATCGCCCGCACGAACGGCCGCGGCAAACCGTTCTACGGCTTCGCGCCAGCACTGTTCGCGAAATGCAATCCATGCGCGGTTTGCCGGATTGCGGTCGGGAACGCCTTGGGTTGGCCCCGGAACCGGCGGTTTTTCGGGGAGAGGCGTGTTGCGCTCGACCACGTCGCGCAGCCAAGCGGGGCGGGGCGATGCAATCGCCTTGCGCCACGCGGCCAGCGTCGAAGGATCGTAACTCCACCACTCCGACCATTTCAGTTCCGCATGGATGCCGATGAACGGGCTGAAATAGACGTCCTCGCCGGCGCATGCCCGGGCAAGCGTTGTGCAAAGAGGAGCGAAGCGACTCCAGAAGCGCTCATCCATAATGGACGGCGGTTTCTGCGGCACGGGCGATCCGTCCGCCGCGACCCATGTGTCGCCGTCGTACCAGTCGGGTGTGGCGCCGCCATAGTAACTGTTGATGCGCAACCGCATGCCGGCGCCGTGGCGCTTGCAGACGGCGAGGCGTTCAGAAAGCCATTTGATCTCGTATTGGCCCCGTCGTGGCTCGACATGTTTCCAAGGAACGGAAATCTCGATGCGATTGAATCCCATCGCAACGAGATCCGCGGTCCATGTTTCGAATAGGGCCAGATCCTGGCAGGGCGCGGTCCAATCCCAGATATCGAACGACGCTTCCCGTTCCTCCGGGACGACGGCGCACAGGAGTCCCACGAGGGCCGCAATCACTTGATGCCGGCCTTTTCCGCGAGGGCTTTTTCCATCTCCACACGAAACCCTTTCATGTCCTCGAGGCGCAGCAGGATCAGATGGGATATGCCGAGGGCGAAAAGAGGTTTTGTGCCGG is a genomic window containing:
- a CDS encoding glycoside hydrolase family 3 N-terminal domain-containing protein; amino-acid sequence: MSDIYVRRRGRRPSGMLLITFVLGVAVGFSSAFVLMAVKSSHAPEATPATVVQKPEPPAPSEPAPEAAANTPAQTAEPLPPAPEKTEPIATKPVPGPDDLWPGHFLFIAIEGTSLDNSTKVLLKEIRPAGIVLRESNMVDGVQTSSLVADIKRESGFGDTLADWPLIAVEQEGGNLNPLKMDPAPTAAELGKNKDIKGAREFGKACAAAALSRGIGILLSPVLDVAPVEVASSVADSRTYGTDQEQVALLGLAFADGISAGGAIPVAKIYPGAGAMRKIDNEDRLVLEYEVSRLAELMYPFDEAARQGIAGILAGHAAVPALDEQFPKRPASISPVLVRKVLREHWNFPNVILADNMASSIIERSRPADRAVVEALMAGCDAVLFLDARPDRIRAAANAIHEAIETSALSRDELAKSRDRLRQWQDRLRSTEIPAAPPSVEPAPVSPAPAPPPVTGNASDAPSGEKIMHVVEKGETLEKIARRYGVKAKDLAAWNNLDGNVIKTGQKLVIYKGEPTSLPPPVVDAAPAEETIEHLVLPGQTLQKIAVQYGTTVKKLLELNKMDKSDPLLADKKIRVPKPGE
- a CDS encoding glycoside hydrolase family 38 C-terminal domain-containing protein; its protein translation is MKAVYCVGTHWDREWYEPFQEFRMWLVELIDELMDLMDRDPEYKCFHLDGQAVVLQDYLEIRPERRDRLVSFLKSKRLLAGPWYDLPDEWLISGESYVRNLAMGMRVCRSLGFEPMRFAYTPDQFGHIAALPTIMNGFGLRAGICWRGTQDENYPAHFVWIGPDGSRMVTNKLRDCGSYGPFDFAVRGRLKREEYPTEAIAGYFEPYFKSESERAQAPIVLLLDAIDHQRPDPKMPWLLDELKKRFPDVEFSWTTLEEYGREMLAHEAQLPERTGELREPARAADRGGQYLIVHVLSSRYPIKERNDRCQALLEKWVEPYAAFQAMAGCVPIMRYVDKAWEYLLRNHPHDSIGGCSIDQVHRDMQYRFDQCELIGDGVLRRAMALVGQASDAPDAWPNVVVHNPLPFARSGVFEVAVPFRADWPKKYVDGLATAEICNKFALVDADGGRIPFQLSRIERGVELKAINSMGRKATHGGDVYHLAVEMTLPPCGYAGFCVEPTDEGTRNAGSCMTGVLSASTGLVGFTLHPNGLACLTHEASGVAFDGLFLYEDCGDSGDGWTRGRLIDDIIFRSPGSRVTTAVDEDGALRTVFRAERVFELPRMMERGIYRRSGERVELRVTDRIYVEKGASCVRVRTRIENTCMDHRFRVLFPTHLDTDVSFAETPFAVVERPVAAPPESAAWQERVNPEKAFTSFFGVKTETGGLAVLAPFGLHEYEAAETPDRSLALTLFRSTFKTVGTPGEPDGELLGPLEFEYLLYPFAGVFDAPEALRLVACAQAGVRTHSAAELPAPRSFLRVESLKAVATAIKPAFDGRGIVVRLWNPSEGKAKAVIVCERAVAEASLCNLNEEHLEPLKPGRDGSVAVGVPSRGLATVRLCLA
- a CDS encoding flagellin, giving the protein MGLEINSLNRALGTQRMLADAAAKMQRKQAQLAGGLRITGAKDDAAGLAIAETFRARILQYTQEANNLQTGINVVQTADAALGTQQEAVGRIRELALQAANGALTDEQRSALNQEAQALLGQIEDTARNTEFNGTRLLDGSTGPIAVGTEGGEQIVINAGTTNALGLNGLDLSTQTGAADALERLDNAATALDRNRASLGAQQNRFEQALAVRGTAAQNMQASESLIRDLDIAGAVIEQTRNQMRLMQGTFAQIQGNILPQAAAQLLGAR
- a CDS encoding alkaline phosphatase D family protein — translated: MKKASLFAAWMAVFILLAQSVQAQPKTGTTNGDLQGNLSILNLFGEQPETMRQLYSAAYAVLASDPQASFADVARDPGIRRLCSENAILHFGGPMLGSVTPDGATIWVRTAQPAKVEVRATVNGEEKSFGPVTTSDASDLTAIVPVTGLPPNTRCPYRVLIDGMPIAVPGDAAIRTAPESSRTGRVRIAFGSCFHRWGLGNHVLADRIRGRNPAALLLMGDIAVQDRNNHLGLHRADYLLRDCHPAWRSLVASIPVYATWDDHDYFDNDKAGIPPGFTGKDRAGVRRVFEQAWNNPAYGFPDDRGGVFFRTRIGPCDIVMLDNRYFRTGQKGSFLGEEQMQWLEDQLLDCQGPFIILSCGTMWSDYVSAGKDSWGRWDPEGRERIFRLIEKNHIGGVLLISGDRHGARGFRIPRPGGFAFYEFGAACLGARTGPPVTDPEWTTQLYGIEGQYAFGEFNFDATVADPEVAFRLIQEDGEELYNLTLTRRQLTPGNAP